ACATAAACCAGAGATACAGAAAATCTCAACTCCAGTGGTTTAAGCTTGGCAAAACTATGGAACACCTGAAATTAAGGTTTTACAATGGCGAATGCTGAGCAATTTGAGAAACAGTCAGAGGCAGGAGAGCCGTGTAATGAGTATATTCTGTATGTCGGTAGGGTGTGTGACTGCACATTATATaacaaacatattttcatttttaagatacAAATTACGTGTTTCAAAGCAGCTATATATCTGCCAACTGCAcattattaaaaaggaaagaatgataCAAGCTCGCACTTTCTGTGAAAATGTACTGGAAAGAACACGTTCAAGTCCCTTACGTTTGCCATGATGCTGCTTAACACCACATGAAAAAGAACCAGGGTATTCACAGTTTGTTTAATTTGCAGAAACCTATCTTAAATGCTAGATGTCCTTGATAAGAATGTAAAATATGGTATGAACCAACTAGATACCGCTTATTACCTatcacttttattaaaatatcatCCAACATGCAGAAAGTTTCAGTAACTCCCACTAGCTGAAGGATAAGCATGATCGCGGTCTGGATGCACTTTGCTACCTTGTGTATCACGGGTTTGTTAGCAGAACCATCAGGAGTGAGgtattctccttttcttcctgctttggtTGGAAAATGCTGATCTGTTAAAACTCAATTTTGTGCAGAAGCAGATTAATTTTCAGAAGCCAGCAGAAGCCAGCAGAAAACTaactcaacaacaacaacaaaattgcCAGCTTTGCCAGTAGAAATATCTAAACAGTCTGTTGACTTGCACTCTGTGCACACATGTGGGAGTTCTCATGGTTCaaattttttctgaagaaacttgGGGTTCAGTTTCATCCTACTAAAGGGAGGGAACACTTTTGAAATCTTTCTGCTCAGAAGAGAAAATCTTTCCTCCAGGCCACATCATATCCCAAACActttctgaatttctgtgctgtCCACATTTGCCAGtagcagaaggaagaaatacagcGAGGAAAAGGGGCAATGATGACAATTGATTTAgcttcacagatttttttgctatcTATCTGTTGTATGTTTAAAATACTACACTTGTCTGTTTATATCAAAGCTACACCGTTGAATGTGCCAAGCACCTTTAGAATTGGCTTAAGCTAAGCACATACAAACCCACCGAAACCACTGGGGAAACTTACATACCAGAAGTTAAATTTGCAAGTTTAGCCATCAAGTATCTGGGAAAGCAACcataacaacatttttttctgtaatcagaCAACACTAAAATCAACAAGCTTCTGATTTGAGATTCTGGGCATCTCTTTAATGTATGTCAGTAATAACAGACAACTCACTGCACGCTCATAATTGTTTTGTCTACATGCAGCTTCACACaaccaagaagaagaagaagaagaagaagaagaagaagaagaagaagaaggagaagtaccagcagcagcttcagcttcAGGACACATAAATAAAGGAATTTGTATAAGGAGGACTTCCAGACATTTTGAAAATCTGGTTAAGCCTCATAAAAAATCCCAGTGTGGTAATCCAATACATGTATGCTTATTGCTGAAGTGTCTTTCTGCAGCCCAGAGAAGTTGAATTAATTGTTTCATTAGTTTACCATAATCCATAATTCCTAGCTCCAAATCTCTTTTATTTATTGTCTGTCACCATGAGAATAAAATCAGATCAGcataatttataaaaacagacGAGAAGACTGCAATATacaaagcatcttttctttacTAAATGAGTTTATATCACACAATTCTCAACccctaaaaaatattttcaaatggcGTACAGTTCATTACagtgggttttattattttttctattctAGTAGCACTTCAATACTTCTTTGAAGATCAGTGGAATAAGTATTCAATGTTTGTCTCACAATAGTTCCTAGAAGTCTTGACCACATTTTTACCACGCTATTACCATGCTATTACCTTGACCATGCAATACACATGGATTCTTGGGGCAGAAAAGACATAAATCTTATCTACTGAAAAAAGCaggcagacaaaagaaaacaaagagagacCTCTGTTCAGTCTTTCTacaggtctgatttttttttttttgtaaaacagagttcaaaactgcagaaaaagcctACAGTTAACCTAGGGATTAAGACCAGATTTCTGGgatacaaatgtattttcttagttGTATGGCTGGTTCCAGATTTATTGGATTTTTCTTATTACTATATTGCTTAGAATGGATCATagcaaaaagcaagagaaatacaaataatatataTGCAGTAATATTTCCATTGGATAAACTAttcaaaagaagataaaatcCTATGCCCAAATGTCAAAGgcttatatatgtgtatgtgcatactttcacatatatacatatatatacacaacatCTATATATGACTGCAGAAATTATGAAGCCAGAAATCCAATTCCACCTATTGCATTGTGTCTAATCTCACCATGTTTCCTTCTATCCCTGCCTTGCTTACATAGAAGTATACACGTATTCCTTGACGAGTAACAATGCTTTGAAGATTGAGCTGTTGAAGCATCTTACATGTATGTCCATTTTCCAGTAAAACTAATTCAAATTAGTAAATACTAATAGATCTTAGTAATTTATACACCCTTTGTTCACAGGGAAGAAGCAAGCCAGTGGCTACTATTCTGTATATTTCTGAGGAGTTTGCTTTCATTATCCCGTACAtttagacaaaacaaaacaaaacaaaaccaaaaccgaAAAAACAGAATCCACCTGACACCTCCATTTTGTGATGAGAAATCTACTGTTTGATGTTTCTTTCTCGTACTTtatacttcaaatattttactgatggaaaaaaaagcaaatctaacATGTACTTGtgttttagttttccttttcaaTTATGGATAAGAATTTGATAGTCAATGGTCCTGTTTATGCTATACTTTATGGTCAAGTCCTTCTTTGATTTGTCTTATGGACAAGAAATTATTTCAAGGCCAAAAAGCTATTGCTTTACAGTTGTTATTTAGAGTCTCCTATTGTCTAAAATAAATTGTCTTTCTGGTAATCACATGATGGTTATATCTCACAAGTATATCTGGTGTGTTTCCTGTTTTGGGTTTGCTTATTAAACCGAAGAAAAGTTCTCAGAAGCTAGTGGTGGATGGGGAGAGACTGAATTGGCAGCTTTAttataattcaattttttttttttgacaaaggcATAGGAAACGAAGAAAACCACATTAAGCATAACAACATAAATGAAGGGCTTCAGAGGAGTCTAACTGCACCAAAAAAAGTACCATCTCCATCCAAGGATATTTTGGCCCTTCTTCGTGGTATTGTAAGTTGAAGTTCATCCCCTTCTTCTAATTTTGCAATGCCTGTCAAAAgatttggaatattttaaagttaatatttcaaatacattattttcatgAATGGTATTCAAAAAGTCATTACATGTCATCTTATAACTATGGCTTGTTTCTTGTGATGAGTGCTTTTCTATCTTTAGGTACAATCTTAAAAATTGCAGCCTACCCAGAGCTGACAATTAATGTCCTCTGTGGAGGTGGAGCTACTTTCCATGCTGCACTCACCATGTCACAGTTCACTTAAGCAAACGCTGCAAAAATTTATAACAGTGGCGTACCCAGATTCCTCATGTTATGGTGATGTGACAGTCAAGGTCAGCATTGCTGGTCTAGACCATCCCGTTCCCACACTTCTGGAGGACGTCTCATGAGCTTTACCAACCAAATGAAGTTACCAGACATCAGCTGATCCACTGCGACTGCAGAGCACAAAAGTCTGCTTCCTGCCAGCCGCACATCAGCTGACGTGATAACCGAAAGCACCTCGCCTTCAAGTTGCAGTCACTAAGCTCAAAGCACATCTAACATCTGCTGCGACACATGCTCAACAGCATGAGATATTGCAGTGACATTTAGTTTTCCAGTGAAAGCAGAAGAGTGGGATTTTGGGAAGCAGGAACCGTGAAGTGGCTGGATGGAGTAGAGATTCTAGTTAAGAAAGCGGGGGGAGTAATACAAGGGTGAAATAAGAGGAGAGATGAAATTGAAGGAGGTTATGATGCCAGAATATGTGGGTGGAGGGGcagaaagttaaagaaaatgtttggACAGCCTTAATTGCCAGGAGGAAGtagctaatttatttttatttgggaaaaaaaatagcttccttccccatcccatttGTTTAATGCCATTACTTGCTAACAGTCAACTCCATCACTCAATGTCACCCACTTTTTTATAAGGCATTGAAAAATTCACACAGATCTTgctggaaaataacaaaagagaaaaccCTCAAATCCACTATTAAGGGGGACAGACAGATAGGTAAGAGCTACTAAACGAGATTTAATAGGCCTTGATAATAATTCCTTAAATGCTACTGCAGGGATATACATCTATATTGAGCATTGAGCCTGATGGActtgcattaaatattttaattggtCTTTCTTGTTGTGTTTGTGCGATCAGAAAGAGTTCCTGATAGGAATTAACTATTTTTCATCTAACCAAAGACTAAAACTGCAGTAGCCATTAAAAGGATTAGAGAATTAAGCTAAGAAATATCTTTGGAAATCCCATAGCAAGGTATGCAAAAATGGGGTGGCTAAAATTAATGTATGATGTTTTAAAGTAGAACAtaacttctaaatattttattggGATAACTAAATGTGGAATTCAACCCCTAAGTTAAACGGAGTTCTTCAGTAAGGACAGTCCGTACTCCTTTTGTCTGCTTCAGGCACCTAACTGAAAGTACCAAAGTATCTAACCGCATTATACAGTGAATGGAGAGAGGGGAATTGTTCAGATCACCTCAGTTAGATGCATACCCTCCAATTACCAGTACtttatataaaactgtatttttttaaaaagtaatttttcaattAACCAGGTCCATGAATGCAGTCCGTTTTCTTTTCAACTGCCACAATACTTAATCGCCCAACACTACAGATTCTATTTGACACACTTTATttgcaaacaaagaaaaggaaaacgtaGATGTTTACCAGCAGTATAGCAAGAATTATTCGGATAAGACTGTGGCATATTTTGGATGCAACGAAACAATGTCACCAAGCTGAGATCATCACCAAACACATGGGCCTTCTTCCTCTGTATTAGGTGTCCCATAGCAAATGTTGTATCTGTGTATAAAACCTACAGAATGAAGAGGTGCAGACTTCAAACATATTGTAAACGTGTtacaaatcctttaaaaagtCAGATGCTGAAAGGAATTGAGCTTTCTCACCTGACCATATATGAAAAAATATCCTGTTTCTTTGATcactattttatttccttgttcttcCAGAGCTGTTCCACGTTTAAAGCTCAGAAGCCAAGGGACAATGCTTGAATCatctaaaagaaataataatttttaggtaatcagaaagaaaagttacttttttcattttcatctgacAAAAAAGTATCAAATCTAACTTCCAGTCAAGACTTCCAGTCTCACTAGCTGGATTTCCCCACTGAAAAGAGGATATTTGCAAGAGCTGTCCAGAGGCAgagacctattttttttaattttttttttcttaaattcagcaACATAACACATTACTGCTTTGAAGCTAGATAAATTTGGATGGTAGAGTTAATACATGGAATAATTAGCTATAAATCATGGAACATATTCTTACCTTTCTGTTGGATATCGCTTTTGCTGTCAGCAATCAGTTGCAAGCAGGCCTGCAGCACTGCAAagtgaaagcattttgaaatcaAAGACATATAAACCAGTAACAGAATAGAGTAAGCTTTTGaaactaccttaaaaaaaagaaggacatggaaaaaaaaatctcccggTCTCACCACTTTTTTGAAAACATAATCTATTGATTTTAATGCAGATCTTACTCAAACATGCCAAAACAAAATTCACACTACAACACGTACTAGATAACTTTCGGAGCTCGTGCTGCTAAGCAGGAGGCCTCAGATAGTAGCACGAGTAatacttgcttgttttaatctctGGTTCTAATATAATTGAAAAATGTAGCAGTAAGTCAAATGAGCTAGGAATCATCAGATCAGTTAGCCTTGTTAATTTTCTAAGCAAAAGCTCAACCCTGCCAGCTATGACAGATATCAGATTTTCGAATGATGTTTACTATATTGTTTAAAGAAATTACTTCCCAGTCATAGTTGCTGTAAAGTGTTAGTCATGCATACTAGTTACATGgtactttcaaaataaattaaaaaaaaatccatatgttTGTACTTTCAGCATGTTTTCAGATACCCATGCTCAATCAACCTATACTGAGACTAAGAGGGAAGATACAGAGATGAGTGTTAATAAATTAATGCACACATAACCAATAGCTTAGTATCTCTCAAAACTAGTGCGTTACTCATAACTGTGGATACTGGTGACACCAATGAGAAACTGGGAGTTTGATCAGCAAGAAATATTGTGGTATGTTAAAATATAGGCTCGCAAGTGaaacagatcttttaaaaaaaaatctgcctaaGCTAGATGTCAGGGaacaggatgaaagaaaaaaaaaggatagagcagattttaatgaaaacatctgGTTCTAGTGCTACTTTGAAGGTTGCAAAACAGAGTGGTAACATTTACTGAACTTGACAGAAACCAAATTAATTTACTaagaaacaagagaagaaaattctGCCGTTGACTGCTGaatctacatttttctttatgcCTTTTCAGGTAAGAACGCTATGGGTCACATTTGGCCACTCTTGCTATAATGGGAGTTGCCCTACTCCATGGGATCCTGTTTCTACATCTGCCATCTGGTACCCATGGTGCAATCAAGTGCCTAGCGGCACAAACCTCTCACTGCACGGCAGGTATTGAGTTTTGTTTAGAAAGCAGGCTCTCTCTCCAAGTCTCCTTTCCAAGGGGTCTGCCTGAAAATACCAAGAGAGTGCTGGATGCTCACCAGCACTCAGTGGTGCCAACTGGCAGCGTACAAAGGTTCAAGCGCATGTCTGGGAACACTCCAATGTCACAACGATTGCACAACGTGTGAGCCCTACTTACATTAATGAAAATGCTATCCTGCCAGCTCCTGTCTCCTACACTGGAACGTGTCCTTGAGTTCTCTCAGTGCTCAGCAATAATGTGCCAAAATCTATAGATTTTCAAACCAAGAATTTAAAAGCATCTGAATGCCCTGCCTTCTGATAAGGAGTAGAAAAAACAAGCTAGCACGAAATTGAAAAGGTATTATACTTCAGTCCTTTTTCTATCACACTTGTGAGCGAcacaattttctgaaaaagaagcttccaaataaaatcaaaatgtgcttttctggAATTGCACACCAAAGCGCATCAGACAACCTATTTCACAAGGTATTAATTCACTGTCCTTTGGAGCAAGTGCCTTCCTAGTGAATGGAACTTGCTGATTCCCTGATATTTCAGTAAGgtaaataaaaattttcattccAGCTTTTAAGAGAACTCACTAGTGTGGCCACTGGATTTTCCACTAACCAAACAAGAAAGAATTTGTTATGATTCACACTAACCAGCTGCTATCCATCTGGGTACCAATGAGTAGTATCCACAAACAGTGAAAGTTAAGGCTACCTTAGCAATTCTTGTTAAACCTCGCATTCTTGAAACTATCCTGATTCACAGTTTGCAGGTCTGGATTTAAGTTTCAGTTGTTTGCAGCATTGAAATACTAGTCATCATTACTGAGAACTGCTACACAGTAATTAAAATCACCAAAAGTTCAGTACAGTCTGAGACCttttccatcttttaaaaacacataccAACTCTGCTTCGTTCTATAGATATCAAATCTACATATATTCtctaaaaaaatctcactgtCTCTTTTTTAGTGTATGCAGATAAAAATAAGGCTCCACAGAATACATTAAGCTTGTTTTTCACGGAGAAATATGGATATCATAGTGTCATTCCTGACAATAAAGAGAACAGGAACTAACACTGTGTCCTTTTTACCTAAAGCCACAAATGACAAATAATATCTAAAATAGGGTTTGAGGGATTGAACAacaacatgtttaaaaaaaaatgttcagaagcCAAGGCTGACACATAACTATTTCCAGTATATACAAGTACTTTGCTTTGACCTCAGTGGAACTACATACATGCTTAAAATGAAGTAAATCATTGAAACAAATTCAGAGTAAACAACACTACTATTAAGGAGAAGATATGGATATACAGAGTATATTTTCTGGGTAAATTAACAGGGATATTCTTAATGTTGTTAAGAAATGTTAGCAATTCTATTCCAAGAAGGACCCAAATCTTACCTGAAGTACAATATCAAGAATATATGCATTACAATATATGGGTTGAATAGTTACTATCAGTACTGAGCAGAATAAATCAAAAGCTCTACCTGAATGCCCTTTAGTCCAACGTAAATCAAACATGAGCATCAGCTTTGTAGTGTAAAGGATTTTTGAATAATTAATAATGCAAGCAGAATACAGGATTCATAGAATACAtcttaaaaatgtgtaaaaatatcTAGACTGAGTGTCACCATAAGGTCTAGCTGTATAAAACAGAGTGTATCTAGAACAATAAAGTGTGCCCCATCCTCTTGTAACTTCATATAAAAGCTTTCCTTTgacaaccattttttttttttctgattttaaccGCTCTGTGGGGTATGGGCGGGGAGAAGAACATTTCAGAGTCTGCCTTCTTCCATGAACAGAACAGCCAATTCTGAAGAAGTTACTGACTCCAGATGCCTTTATAAACCACAGCCAGCACATGAAGGGATGTGTTCTCCACCGGTTGAGCAATGTaaccacaatttaaaaaaaaaaaaagctagctttTGCAGCAGGATAGGAACACAGCCTTCTGCATAACTGCATGATTTAAAACCTGACGTTGGTAAAATCAAATTTGCCCTCCCATGCAAgtttttgtattatttaattgCATAATCATTTTGATATTTTGCAATCTAACTTCATAATACATCCAAACAAAATTACAAGTTTATTATCTGTGAACTCATGCAcacatttttaagatttttgtatCATCTGAGATCTGAGATATCTATCTcattttttgctgaaataaaagcaaataaaaactctGAACTTTAAAAAACCAGACCTGCTTGTTTAGGTTCCTTCTTTGGTCTAGGTTTGTTCTCTATAGACTTCCTGAAACATACTTAAACACTAGATAATTCAGTTTATAAATTATATGCATGTTCTTGAACAATTTGCAGTTCTTCCTTTAACTTCTGCATTTCTTATCACAAGAGATcttcttttactttttgcttGTACATTTTTATAGACTAGTTAATTTGGTGCTTTTTAAGTAAGAAGCCTTTATATGGCATCAATCGTGGATTAAATCAGTCCCTGCATTAAAATGGCTTGGTCATAGTTACAGATGTGACTCACGTCTAACAACTATCTTCAAAGTTTTGGTAGTATTATTTTGACCTTAATAGAATTACCAGTAACATATTACAAtgagaataagaagaaaataatttactaagaattaaaaatgtttctattataCAGTATAAAACagaatattgcttttaaaaattagagCCTATcctattttgtgtatttttgatTGCAGTATTATGCATAATACACAACACTGATTAATTCATTAAGTGGAATTCTTCATGTAAAATTGCAGGCATTGCATCAAGTAATTTTCTATACTTTCAGATAGAAAGGCCTACTTCCTTTTGAGTTAGACTGTTGtcagcagaaacaaaaaacaataacATATCTTTTCAAGAAGTaggccttttttattattaagagAACTCTTACATTTCCCCTCttcaaacaataaaatacaaagtattttgaATATTTGGTGAGGGGAATTTTGTATGTGGCATTTATTTAGACTAGTAACAAAAGGTTAGGTTTCCTGAGTCAAAGATTGCTAAAGTCAAGTTTACTTGTAAAAGTTCTTGCTATCCCGCTGTCACAGAGTTCTAAACCAAAAACACACAGTCAAAACACTTCTAATAGACAAGTGTACCAATTTGCCAAAGCAAATCTATCAATTTGCCAGTAATGCAATCATACCAAGAACAATGGCAAAATTCTCAGAACTTACAGACCCTGCTTGTATGACAATAGTTATTTCCTGTGGACGCAACTGATATTGGGGTAGAACCTGGGAAGCGCTAGTCACAAGTCAAGTTATCCTGCCTCACTGCTTTGTGCAATTACTTAGAATTTCTCCTCAGTTCCTTCCATACATGCAATCAGACTGATTGAGATGGATAACCTCAGTACACCAAAGTAAATATTGTCCATGGGTGCTCCAATCTGATTACTGCAGAATGGTGCCTAATTTGAGTTTATAGACGACCTCATGCTCACCTACCAAGTCAGCCACGGGAATCAGAATCCCACAGTAATAACCAGAATGACGCACAGAGACAGAGTGTAAATGAAATGACATTCATACATTGAACTGCCTTAGGTAATGGAACCTATATCTTGTTCCTGGACTCAAGCACACATACAGCTTAGAGAGAAACACGCAGGCAAGGCAATCAATAATTGAGAACAGGGTGTAAAATTCAGGAGAGCTTTTTATTGTGCAGTGATTTTCCTCTACAGActaaatttataaaaagaaagacaaataaagaaaattatatcTGTTCTTATGTGTCCTGATATGACATTTGCCAGAAGCGGTTAGATGATCTATCTGCGTGCATATTAATAATATGTACCTTTCAAAATCACCCATTAACTCCTACTCATTGTATCAAGAACTCTGGTTCTGACTGCTAACTGTACAGCTTTGTTTGGAATTGATGCTTGAAACCCATCTCTTCAACCTACTTGAGCTGGAAATTTTCTCAAGACACAAAATGTACAACTAGTGATGACTAATAGTTTTATGCACGAACACAAGCAAATGCATACCCCATAAAAATACGAAAGAACAACATTGTGTTAGATCCATTTTCCTTCACTTGTCactttaattaaaattctaattTGTGGCCACTTCTATGCACAAAAcatcaagcaaataaaaaaaaaaaagtaattgaaattcCATATGTTCAAGAAGTGCTGTGCTGGGCATAAAAAGAATCATGGGACATCCATTTCTGAAATTTattaattagaatttaaaaagaaaacagaatgggaCCACAActttatttataaacaaaataatggGTTTATATTTTACTTCTGGTCTCTGATGAAGCACAAGAGAAGCACTTGTATATCAGCGACATTTTCAAGTATTCACTTTCTAAGGAATTGGTCCTTGTTAAAGTGAAATTATGGGTCAACAATTAAGTGTGAGACCAGACTCTACTTTGAGACCTCtctgaagcaaacagaaatagGACGAGAAAAAGGCACCTCACTCAATACCTTAATTTATCTGCCATTGTACCAGAATGAGTGCAGTGCATCTGCAGGATGATTTGGGGGCTGCCAGGATGCCGGTACACAGAAATGGATGTGAGAAGATCAAAATGCAGGGCTAGTAATTTTGTGTACATGACCAAGTAACAGCCAGGATTCAGCACCATGAACAACACCAGGGTCTCTTATTTCACTcactctgctaaaaaaaaatttaacattgACCAGTAGGTTCACGGTCAGTAGGTCATGGATCAGTGAAATCCAATCTGAGAAAATGTAACATCTTACTGCACTCTGACAAACTAAACTTGTTGTAATTACAGCAGGCAGAAAGGTAATCCTGTCTAACAGATGACCTTTTATATAAATGGAAGAtttgtaatttacttttttttcttttttatatacaaaatatacattttagaAAATGGTTGTGTTAGAAAACAGTTTTGTGCTAGGTCAACCTATGTagcttttcccttttaaatgaaTGTTCATATTCTGTGCTTTCTGTCATCCATCCCAAACAATTTTAAAGCCagctgtatctttaaaaaaaaaccccaaaacttacaGAAATAAGTAGCTTAATTAGAATTTTATGTGAATAAAGGTGAATAGATATAAACAGGGGTGGCTACCTGATGAGACGAACTTAAGTCTGCCAGACGCACAGCTGAGAAGCCCAAAACCCTCCTCTCCTCCATACACCCTCAAAAAGCAGTAAGAATAAAGATGAAAGCTACTGTGAAGGGCACTGGATAACTTGCAGAGTACTGATGCTATaacattattttagaaaaagacaTGCCTCCTTATTTTTATGATACTTGTACTTGAGATCACTAGCCTTTGTTTGGGAGACGCTagggtggggagagcagggaagctCTGTGGTTCCCGTGGTAGGAAACAGGATACAAGAAATACAATTTAAGCAATCTTCTCCTTAGCCCTGTTTGTGAAATCACTGTTAGCCAAGACCCCAAACCAAAGATTACCAACGAAATAGAATAAATCCCATTTAAACCTATGGATTTTGGATAATGTCCtaaatgaatattttcttttgagaatTCTGGAGGTAAATAGAGTGATTATACTCTAGAACGTAAATTTCATTTAGCTTGCTGAAGCTTAAGTGAAATACATTTCACATTAATTAGTCACTCAAAAGCACAATTTAAGCTAAGTTTGATTTAGTCTTTACTACAAATTACTCCATATCAACTTCATCTATTAGAGTATGTACGCAAATTGTTACCACAGAATTCTATATTTCATCCTATCAGGTATCGTTgtgtttagaaagagaaaaaagaaaaaaagtaggcaCTTTATTCCcaaatgaaacaaatatattCCAGTAATATTCCAACATTATAATACACATCAGAGGTCTTTTATGGAGCACAGTCTTCAGTGCCCTCTGCAGCACCTTTTAAAAAGGCCATGATAGAAAAAATCTCACTGGATAGGcatgcctttatttattttgctaattATATTAATAGAttgttttaatgcagaaatgaTACTAAACATCTGATTTCCTTGTTGTCTGCCTCTCTGGACAGGTACAAGCCAGCCTTTCTCTTTGAAAGCTTCTACTTCCCTAAAGTTAAGGACCTTTCTTGTTACTTCTCTCTTTTAGGATGAGCTAGTTTCCCAGAAAAATGACTTGGCATTTTTAATAA
Above is a window of Larus michahellis chromosome 1, bLarMic1.1, whole genome shotgun sequence DNA encoding:
- the TNFSF13B gene encoding tumor necrosis factor ligand superfamily member 13B; this translates as MKSVECVHVIQQKDTASSPSAPPGAASGTTGLFSVTFLWLAMLLSSCLAAVSLYHVITLKTELEALRNELIYRVQARSLLDRPPVSPDENKAGTPVSSFLQVSAAGARQENRLPGPGPAESFQKEIWNGSRNRGRRSIVHTEETVLQACLQLIADSKSDIQQKDDSSIVPWLLSFKRGTALEEQGNKIVIKETGYFFIYGQVLYTDTTFAMGHLIQRKKAHVFGDDLSLVTLFRCIQNMPQSYPNNSCYTAGIAKLEEGDELQLTIPRRRAKISLDGDGTFFGAVRLL